TGGTCGGTTCACCGGCCAGCGTGCGCAGTTCGATGTCGTGCAGAGTCATGGCTGTACTCCTCGTTCGCGTGACGTCACCGTTCATTGTGACGCCCGGTCGGCAAGGGGTCCGATCATCTTGTAGTAGAAGGTGGTCGCCTTCAGGACACCCCCCGGATCCATGGCGTACGACGGTACGGACCCGCACTCCGTCCAGCCCGCCGACCTGTACAGCGCCTCGGCGGGAGATCCCGTCTCGGTGTCCAGCACCAGCAAGGACAGCCCCTGGCCCGGAGCCGAGCGCTCGACGGCGCCGAGCAGCGCCCTGCCCACGCCCCGGCCGCGGGCCGACGGGCGGACCATCAGCTTGGTGACCTCCGCGCGATGGCGGGCGTTGGGCAGGCTCTCCCGGGCCAGCCCGATCGTGCCGGCCGGCCGGCCGTCCTCCCGGGCGATCCACACCTGGTGGCCGCCGGTCTCCACGGAGGCGGCGCGCCTGCGCCACCACTCGGCGGCGTCGTCCCGGGCGAGCGGTGCGAGAAATCCCACGGAGGCCCCTTCCTCCACGGTCTCGACCAGCAGGGCGGCCAGTTCATCGGCGTAGGTGACCAGTTCGGGTCCGGTCACGGTGACGATCTCGGTCATGCGGTGGTCCTGCCTCTCACGTACACGGCGGGACCATCATCCAGGCCCGCCCGCGCCCGCGGGGCCCCGCCCCTCCTCCGGCACCGGAGGTTTCGCCGCGGCCGGCCGCTCCAGCCGGAGCGTGAGCACGTAGGAGACCACCACCGCGACGATCACGAGCGGCATGACGGTGACCCCCTCACCGCCCAGCAGCAGTGTCGCCAGCAGGACCGAGGTCATCGGGAGCCGCAGCATGGCCGCCGACATGGAGCCGATCCCCATCGCGAACCCGGCCGTCGGGTCCAGGCCGGGCAGATGCGCGAGCGCCAGCCCGCCCGCCGCGCCCACGAACATCGCCGGGAAGACCGGCCCGCCCCGCAGGGCGCCCAGCGAGACGCAGTACGCCAGCGACTTGCAGAGGACGAGGACCACGAGGGTGCCCGCCGAGTAGCCGCCGGCCGCGGCGATCAGCGGGCCGAGGGCGGTCTGGCCCGAGAAGAGGACCTCGGACGCCTCCCGGCCCGTGCTCTGCGCGTACAGCAGGGCGAGCACCCCGACGGCCAGGCCCGCCACCACGGAGGCGGCCACCGTCGCCCGCTCCACCCGCTCCTGCAGCAGCAGCGACAGCCGTCTGATGCCCGTGCCGGCGCAGGCCGCGGCGACCCCCAGCACGACGGCCCACCCGAACCCGGCCACGGTGGGCTGCCCGGCGTGCGGCACGTCGGGCAGCGTCAGGGAGAAGGTGCCCAGCCCGGTCCACGAGCCCAGGCCGATGAAGATGAGGGAGCCGACTCCGGAGGCGAGCAGTCCGGGCACGAGCACCAGCGCGAGCGTCATCCCGGCGACCCCGGACGCCTCCATCAGCAGGAAGGCTCCGAGGAGCGGCGACCCCAGCAGGGCGCTCACCGCGGCAAAGCTCCCGGCCGCCCCCACCAGGGTGCGGGCGCCCGGTTCGACACCGGGCCGCAGGAGGCGCACCACGTACACGGCCAGCCCGCCGCCGAGGGCGATCAGCGGCGCCTCCGGGCCGAGTACCGCGCCCAGCCCCAGCGACGCCAGGGCGGCGAGGGCGATCCCCGGGAGCTCTCGGGCGCCGGGCACCGGGCCGGAGGCGGCCATGCCCTCGGCGGGCCGGTGGCCTCCCGAGCCGGGGAGGTGACGGATGGCCAGCCCCGTCAGCAGACCGGCCGCGGCGAGCAGGGGGACCGGCCACCACGCGGGTGTGCCGTCCAGGCCCACGGCCCGGGGGAGGTCGTCGTACACCAGCGACTGCGACTCGTGCACGAGCGCCAGGAAGCCGAACGCCGCGGCCGAGACGGGCACCCCCAGGGCGGCCACCGTGACCAGCAGCACGGCGTACTCCCGGCTGCGCAGAACCGCGAGCGGGTCACGGGCCCCCGCGCCCGGTACTCCTGCGGGTCCGGCCGGCACGGTCATGGTCTCCTCGCCTTCGGGCCCGGCGGAGACGCACGTCCCGCAGGGCTCACACGGTGATACCACGATGTGCCGTCATGTCCGGGATGTACGCACGGGAGGGCGGGGCGGATCCCACGATCCGGCACCCGGGCGCGTGGCCCCCGGACACGTGCGCCCCCGGACACACGCGGCTCCCGGACCGAGCCGCGCGGATGCGAGGATGCCCGGATGGAACACCCGGAGCCGCTCCCAGGCCTGCTGCCCGACACGGCCCCCGACACCCTGAGGCCCGCCCCGCGCCGGCCCGTGCGGTGCGCCCTGTGCGGGCGCCCGCTCACCGGCGCGCAGTCACGCCGGACCGGGCTGGGCCCGGCCTGCGACGCCAAACTGCATCCGGCGGGGGCGGACATCCCCACCCGCCGTCACGAGGTCGACCAGGAGCCGCTGCCCGGCACCTGAGACGACGTTGCGATCACGTGCCACAGAGGCCGCGATCACACGCCACCGAGGTTGCGATCACGCGCCATCGAGGCGGCGGAACAGTCCCTCCTGCACCACGGACACCAGCAGCTGCCCCTGACGGTCGTAGATACGGCCCCGTGCCAGTCCCCGTCCACCGGTGGCGATCGGCGACTCCTGGTCGTACAGGAACCACTCGTCCGCCCGGAACGGCCGGTGGAACCACATCGCGTGGTCCAGCGACGCCATGTCGAAGCCGCGCGGCCCCCACAGCGGCTCCACCGGGATGCGGACCGCGTCCAGCAGCGTCATGTCGCTCGCGTAGGTCAGCGCGCAGGTGTGCACCAGCGGATCGTCGCCCAGCGGACCGACCGCCCGCATCCACACCGCGCTGCGAGGTTCGGCACCCTCGATCTGCTCCCGTGTCCAGCGTAGCCGGTCGGCGTAGCGGATGTCGAAGGGCTGACGGCGGGCCATCCGTTCCAGTGCCTCCGGCAGGCCGCCCAGGTGCTCCCGCACCTCGTCGGCGACCGTCGGCAGCGATTCCGGGTCGGGCACCTCACGGGCGGGCGGCAGCTGGTGCTCGAAGCCGGCCTCCTCCGGCCGGTGGAAGGAGGCCGTCAGGTTGAAGATCGTCCTGCCCTGCTGGACCGCCGTCACCCGGCGCGTGGTGAACGACCGGCCGTCGCGCACCCGCTCCACCTCGTACACGATCGGCACACCGGGACGCCCCGGCCGCAGGAAATAGGCGTGCAGCGAGTGCACCGGGCGGTCCCCGTCGGTCGTACGGCCGGCGGCGACCAGGGCCTGGCCCGCCACCTGCCCGCCGAAGACGCGTTGCAGGGACTCGTGGGGGCTGCGGCCCCGGAAGATGTTGACCTCGATCCGTTCCAGGTCGAGCAGGTCGACCAAGCGCTCGGCGGGGTTCGTCATGCGGTTGTTCTCCACTCTCCGGTCCGGTGCCGTCACAGCCGGCCCACGGACGTGACCCGGACGACGGCCCGGCCCTCCTCGTCGGAGGCCGCCAGATCGACCTCCGCACGGATTCCCCAGTCGTGGTCGCCGGCCGGGTCGGCGAAGGCCTGCCAGACCCGCCACAGACCGTGCGCGGGATCCTCGTCGATCTTCAGCAGCTTGGGCCCGCGCGCGTCCGGGCCCGTGCCCAGGTCGTCGTGTTCGTCCCAGTACGCGTCCATCGCCTCGCCCCACGCGTCCTCGTCCCAGCCCGCGTCCCCGTCCAGTTCGCCCAGCTCCCGGACCCGGTCCAGGGCGGCCAGCTCCACCCGGCGGAACATCGCGTTACGCACCAGCACCCGGAAGGCGCGGGCGTTCGCCGTGACCGGCTTGACCTCGTCGGCCCGCTCCTGCGCCTGCTCGGCGGTCTCCACCTCCGGGTTGGCCAGCTGCTCCCACTCGTCCAGCAGGCTGGAGTCCACCTGGCGCACCATCTCGCCCAGCCAGGAGATCAGGTCCTGCAGATCCTCCGACTTCAGGTCGTCCGGGACGGTGTGCTCCAGGGCCTTGTACGCACTCGCCAGATAGCGCAGCACGATCCCCTCGGTGCGGGCCAGCTCGTAGAACGAGGTGAACTCCGTGAACGTCATGGCACGTTCGTACATGTCCCGGATCACCGACTTCGGCGAGACCGGGTGGTCCCCGACCCACGGGTGGCTCGTGCGGTACACGTCGTAGGCGTGCCACAGCAGCTCGCTCAGCGGTTTGGGGTAGGTGACCTCCTGGAGCCGCTCCATCCGCTCCTCGTACTCGACCCCGTCCGCCTTCATCTGCCCGACGGCCTCACCGCGCGCCTTGTTCTGCTGGGCCGCGAGGATCTGACGCGGGTCGTCGAGCGTCGACTCCACGACGGAGACCATGTCCAGCGCGTACGAGGGCGACTCGGCGTCCAGCAGGTCGAAGGCCGCCAGCGCAAAGGTGGACAGCGGCTGGTTCAGCGCGAAGTCCTGCTGGAGGTCGACCGTGAGCCGCACGATCCGGCCCTCCGCGTCAGGGGTCTCCAGCCGCTCCACCACCCCGCCGTCCAGCAGCGAACGGTAGATCGCGATGGCCCGGCGGATGTGCCGCAGCTGCGCCCTGCGCGGCTCGTGGTTGTCCTCCAGCAGCCGCCGCATCGCCTCGAAGGCGTTGCCGGGACGGGCGATCACCGAGAGCAGCATCGTGTGGGTGACCCGGAAACGCGAGGTCAGCGGCTCCGGATCGGACTGGATCAGCTTGTCGAAGGTCGTCTCCGACCAGGCGACGAACCCCTCAGGGGCCTTCTTACGGACCACCTTGCGCTTCTTCTTGGGATCGTCACCGGCCTTCTTGACGGCCTTCTCGTTCTCGATGACGTGCTCGGGCGCCTGCGCCACCACGAAGCCCGCCGTGTCGAAGCCCGCGCGGCCCGCCCGGCCCGCGATCTGGTGGAACTCGCGGGCGCGCAGCGTACGCACCCGGGTGCCGTCGTACTTGGTGAGCGCGGTGAACAGCACCGTGCGGATGGGGACGTTGACGCCCACGCCCAGTGTGTCCGTACCGCAGATCACCTTCAGCAGACCCGCCTGGGCCAGCTTCTCGACGAGGCGGCGGTACTTGGGCAGCATGCCCGCGTGATGCACGCCGATACCGTGGCGCACATAACGCGAAAGGTTCTGGCCGAACTTG
This DNA window, taken from Streptomyces nitrosporeus, encodes the following:
- a CDS encoding GNAT family N-acetyltransferase, with the translated sequence MTEIVTVTGPELVTYADELAALLVETVEEGASVGFLAPLARDDAAEWWRRRAASVETGGHQVWIAREDGRPAGTIGLARESLPNARHRAEVTKLMVRPSARGRGVGRALLGAVERSAPGQGLSLLVLDTETGSPAEALYRSAGWTECGSVPSYAMDPGGVLKATTFYYKMIGPLADRASQ
- a CDS encoding chloride channel protein — its product is MPAGPAGVPGAGARDPLAVLRSREYAVLLVTVAALGVPVSAAAFGFLALVHESQSLVYDDLPRAVGLDGTPAWWPVPLLAAAGLLTGLAIRHLPGSGGHRPAEGMAASGPVPGARELPGIALAALASLGLGAVLGPEAPLIALGGGLAVYVVRLLRPGVEPGARTLVGAAGSFAAVSALLGSPLLGAFLLMEASGVAGMTLALVLVPGLLASGVGSLIFIGLGSWTGLGTFSLTLPDVPHAGQPTVAGFGWAVVLGVAAACAGTGIRRLSLLLQERVERATVAASVVAGLAVGVLALLYAQSTGREASEVLFSGQTALGPLIAAAGGYSAGTLVVLVLCKSLAYCVSLGALRGGPVFPAMFVGAAGGLALAHLPGLDPTAGFAMGIGSMSAAMLRLPMTSVLLATLLLGGEGVTVMPLVIVAVVVSYVLTLRLERPAAAKPPVPEEGRGPAGAGGPG
- a CDS encoding DUF6011 domain-containing protein; amino-acid sequence: MEHPEPLPGLLPDTAPDTLRPAPRRPVRCALCGRPLTGAQSRRTGLGPACDAKLHPAGADIPTRRHEVDQEPLPGT
- a CDS encoding acyl-CoA thioesterase; the encoded protein is MTNPAERLVDLLDLERIEVNIFRGRSPHESLQRVFGGQVAGQALVAAGRTTDGDRPVHSLHAYFLRPGRPGVPIVYEVERVRDGRSFTTRRVTAVQQGRTIFNLTASFHRPEEAGFEHQLPPAREVPDPESLPTVADEVREHLGGLPEALERMARRQPFDIRYADRLRWTREQIEGAEPRSAVWMRAVGPLGDDPLVHTCALTYASDMTLLDAVRIPVEPLWGPRGFDMASLDHAMWFHRPFRADEWFLYDQESPIATGGRGLARGRIYDRQGQLLVSVVQEGLFRRLDGA
- a CDS encoding DEAD/DEAH box helicase; the encoded protein is MTLIDQLPPTADPDALFESFSSWTESQGITLYPAQEEALIEVVSGANVILSTPTGSGKSLVAAGAHFTALAQDKVTFYTAPIKALVSEKFFDLCKLFGTENVGMLTGDASVNADAPVICCTAEVLASIALRDGRYADIGQVVMDEFHFYAEPDRGWAWQIPLLELPQAQFVLMSATLGDVSMFEKDLTRRTGRPTSVVRSATRPVPLSYEYRLTPITETLTELLDTRQSPVYIVHFTQAAAVERAQSLMSINMCTKEEKEKIADLIGSFRFTTKFGQNLSRYVRHGIGVHHAGMLPKYRRLVEKLAQAGLLKVICGTDTLGVGVNVPIRTVLFTALTKYDGTRVRTLRAREFHQIAGRAGRAGFDTAGFVVAQAPEHVIENEKAVKKAGDDPKKKRKVVRKKAPEGFVAWSETTFDKLIQSDPEPLTSRFRVTHTMLLSVIARPGNAFEAMRRLLEDNHEPRRAQLRHIRRAIAIYRSLLDGGVVERLETPDAEGRIVRLTVDLQQDFALNQPLSTFALAAFDLLDAESPSYALDMVSVVESTLDDPRQILAAQQNKARGEAVGQMKADGVEYEERMERLQEVTYPKPLSELLWHAYDVYRTSHPWVGDHPVSPKSVIRDMYERAMTFTEFTSFYELARTEGIVLRYLASAYKALEHTVPDDLKSEDLQDLISWLGEMVRQVDSSLLDEWEQLANPEVETAEQAQERADEVKPVTANARAFRVLVRNAMFRRVELAALDRVRELGELDGDAGWDEDAWGEAMDAYWDEHDDLGTGPDARGPKLLKIDEDPAHGLWRVWQAFADPAGDHDWGIRAEVDLAASDEEGRAVVRVTSVGRL